The Streptomyces sp. NBC_00459 DNA segment TGGGGTGATCATCGCCGGGTGCGGGCTGCGGACGGTCGGGTTCGGGCTGTTCGCGCTCGGCGACGGATTGCCGGTGCTGCTGGCCGCGTCCGTGCTGAGCGGGCTGGCCGGGGCGCTGTTCAACCCGGCGGTACGGGCCTACCTCGCTCAGGAGGCAGGGGGCCACAAGGCGGAGGCGTTCGCGCTGTTCAACGTCTTCGCCACGACAGGTGCGCTGGTCGGCCCGCTGCTCGGCAGCGCGCTGCTCCTCGTCGACTTCCGGGCGTCCGCGCTCACCGCCGCCGGTATCTTCGCGGTCCTCACGGTCGCCCAGGCCCTCGTTCTGCCCGCCCGGAAGGTCGAACCCGCGAAGAGCGGTGTCCTCGCCGACTGGCGCGAGGTGGTGGGCAACCGTGTATTCGTGGCGTTCGCGCTCGCGATGGTCGGCATGTTCACCCTGGAGAACCAGCTCTACCTGCTCCTCCCCGACGGCGCCCGCCGGGCCACCGGCTGGGACGGCGCGGCGGGCCTCGTCTTCCTCGTCGGCACACTCGCCAACCTCGCCTTCCAGCTCCGGATCACCCGATCGCTCAAGTCCCGTGGCGCAAGGGCTCGTTGGATCGCGGCGGGGCTGGCACTGATGGGGCTGGCGTTCGTCCCGCCGATGCTGGTGGCGGGGGCGGGAGACGGGTCGTGGTGGGCCGCCGTACCCGTTCTGGTGGGGGTGCTGATCCTCAACCTCGGCGTGATGGTCGCCTCACCGTTCGTCATGGAGCTGATCCCCGGCTTCGGCCGGCCCGAGCTGACGGGTACCTACTTCGGCATCTTCTACGTCGTCTCCGGCGTCGCCGCCGCCGTCGGCAACACGGTCGTGGGATGGGCCATGGACGCCGGTGACCGGGGCAGCTCCGAATGGCTGCCCTGGGCGTGCTGCGCGGTGTTCGGCCTCGCGTCGGCCGGGGGCGTGGCCTGGCTGCACCGGCTGGGGGCACTGCCGGCGAGCCCGGCGCCCGTGTCGGAGAGGAGCGCGGTGTGAACAGCGATACCCAGGAAGGTGCTGTGAACCGTGATGACACGGACCGCTCTGTGAACAGTCCTGCCGGGAAACGTCCTGTGAGCAGTGGCAACCTGCTCACCGACCACCCCGAGCTGTACGAGGCGCGCTTCCCCGACCCCGACCGGCTGGCCGGGCGCTGGGCCGAGGACTGTCTGCGCCGGCACGGAGGCGGGTCACGTGTGCTCGACATCGGGTGCGGCACGGGACGCGACGCCGAGTATCTGCACAGCGCCGGGCGGACCGTCACCGGAGCCGACCTCTCCGAGGCGATGCTGACGCACGCCCGCGAGAAGCACCCCGGCCCTGAGTACGTCGGCGCCGATCTCACCGGGTTCGAACTGGGCACCGGCGCCTTCGACGCCGTCGTCTGTCTCGACAGCGCGCTTCTGTACTGCCACACCAACGAACAGCTCGACGGATTCCTCGCCTCCTGCCGACGAGCCCTTACCCCCGACGGCCTACTCGTCGCCGAGATGCGCAACGGCGCCTACTTCCTCGGGCGCACCGACCTGCTCGACACCCCGGCCGTCGGAGGCTTCACCTGGCAGGGCACCGCCTACCGCTCCGTCACCACACTCACCGTGGACCGGACGGCCGGGCTACTGCGCCGGGTACGGGACTGGACGGCCGACGACGGTACGCCGCCCAGTCAACAGCGGTCAGCCTGGCGGCTGTTGTTCCCACTGGAGCTGCGTCACGTCCTCGCCGCGCACGGTTTCGACGTACTCGAACTGCACGACGGGCCGGGCCCGCGAACCGAACCCTCCTGGCAGGAGGGCGAGTTGCCGGGTGAGACGACCGACGCGGACCGGCTGCACCTCGTCGCGCGTCTGCGGCACTGACGCCGACGCCATCGCCATCGCCGACAGCCACACACATCTCCGTACCTCCCGAGACACCGAAGGACTCCCATGCACGACTTGTCTGCCCTGCGCCGACGCGGATTTCTCACCGCCGTGGGCACAACCGCCGCGCTCGGCGTGTTCGGCCTCGCGGGCTGCGCCGACTCCACGGACGACACGTCCGACGGCAGCGGCACCGACAGTGGCACGCCCAGACGCGGCGGACGGCTGCGCGCCGCCTTCGCCGGCGGGGGTGCCAGCGAGACCCTCGACCCGCATCTGGCCAGTCTGTTCGCCGACGCGGCCCGCGCGAAGGCGCTCTACGACAAGCTCGCTGACTACGGCGCCGACCTCTCCGCGCAGCCCCGCCTCGCCGAGAAGTGGGAGGCCAACAAGACCCTGGACCGCTGGCAGGTCACCCTGCGCCGGGCCACCTTCCACAACGGCAGGGCGGTCACCGCCGAGGACGTGCTGTACAGCTACCGGAGGATCGCCGACCCCGACCGGACGTTCCGGGCGAAGGCGTCCCTCGAGCCGATCGACCTCGACGCCAGCCGGGCCACCGGCACGCACGGGATCGAGTTCGTACTGAAGCGGCCGACGGCCGAATTCCCCAACATCCTGGCCTCGTTCGGCGCGTACATCGTGCCCGACGGCGCCACCGGAACCGACTTCGACAAGAAGCCCGTCGGGTCCGGTCCCTTCAGGTTCGTGTCCTTCGCGCCCGGCCGGTCCGCGCTCTTCCGCCGCTACGACGACTACTGGGAGGGCGCCCCGCACCTCGACGAGATCGAGTTCGTCGTCGCCAACGAGGAGTCGGCGCGCGTCAACGCGCTGCTCGGCGGCCAGGTCGAGTACGCCCACGAACTCAACCCGACCACCGCGCGAGCCCATGAGGGCAAGGGGCAGATCGAGATCGTGCGGCTGCGCAACAGCGCCATGCAGGGCTTCGCGATGAAGACCGACCGCGCGCCCTTCGACGACAAGCGCGTCCGCGAGGCCTTCTTCCTCATCGCCGACCGGCAGGAACTCGTCGACGGCGCGCTGTCCGGCGCGGGTGTCGTCGGCAACGACCTGTTCGGCAAGGGGTACGAGTACTACGCCGCCGATCTCCCGCAGCGCGCCCAGGATCTCGACCGGGCCAAGGCCCTGCTGAAGCAGGCCGGAGCCGAGAACCTCAAGGTCACGCTCGACACCTCGGAGGTCGCCGCGGGTTTCACCGAGGCCGCCGGGATCTTCCGCGACCAGGCCGCGAAGGCGGGCGTCACGATCGAGGTGAAGGTGGGCAGCAAGGACTCGTACTGGAGCGACATCCTCGACTCCGGCACGATCTGCTGCTACCGCTCCGGCGCCATGCCCATCGAGGCGCACATCTCGCAGCGACTGCTCACCGACTCCACCACCAACGCGACGAAGTGGCACCACAAGGACTTCGACGCGCTCTACCAGCAGGCCCAGTCGACGAAGGACAAGACCGAGCGGACCGCCGTGTACGAGCGTATGCAGCGCAGGCTGTACGCCGAGGGTGGCTTCCTGGTGTGGGGGTTCGCCGACTGGATTCTCGGAACCGCCAACAAGGTCAAGGGGGTTGAGGCGAAGGCGCCCGCCAACTCGCTCGACTGGGCGCGGTTCGACAAGGTCTGGCTGGCGTGAGCGGACTGCGCTCCTTCGTCGTCCGGCGGCTGCTTCTCGGCGGCGCGCAGACCGTGGCCGTGGTGCTGCTGGTCTTCGCGCTCACCGAGGCGCTGCCGGGCGACGCGGCCGTCGCACTCGCCGGGGACCAGCCCGACCCGGCGCGCATCGCGGCCATCCGCGAGGCCATGCACCTCGACCGGCCCGCGTACGAACGGCTGCTGGACTGGGTGACGGGCCTCGCGCACGGGGACTTCGGCACCTCGCTGACCTCTGGACGCCCGGTCGGCACATACATCGAGGACGGGTTCGGGCCGACACTGCTGCTCGCGGGCATCACGGTAACGCTGCTGATTCCGCTGGGAGTCGGGCTCGGTGTACTCGCCGCCCGGCACGAGGGGCGGCTCGTGGACCGGCTCGTCAGCTCCGTCACCCTCGGCGTGTACGCCGTACCGGAGTTCGCCCTCGGGGTGCTGCTGGTGACCGTCTTCGCCCTCCGGCTGGGCTGGCTGCCGCCGACCGCCGTCGGCTACGGCACCGACCTGCTCGGCCACCCCGCCGCACTGGTCCTGCCCGTGCTGGTTCTGCTGTCCCGGCCGGTCTGCTCACTGTCCCGGCTCGTCCGGGCCGGCATGGTCGACGCACTGAACTCGCCGTACGTCGCCCAGGCGCGCCGGTACGGTATCCCGGGCGCCCGTGTCAGGTACGGTCACGCCCTGCCCAATGCCGTGGCCCCCGCGGCGCAGCAACTCGCGCGCACCGTCGACTGGTTGCTGTGCGGAGTCATCGTCGTGGAGGCGCTGTTCGTGATCCCGGGCCTGGGAACCGTGCTGATGAACGCCGTCGCCGAACGCGATGTGCCGGTCGTGCAGGGGCTGGCGGTGGTGTTCGGTGTGCTCACCGTCGTCCTCAACCTGGGCGCCGATCTGGTCGCGCACCGGTTCGCGCCCCGGGCGGGTGTGGCCGCGTGAAGGGCATCTCGCGCTTCGCGCTCGGGGCCGCCGTCATCGGCGTACCCCTCGTCCTCGCCCTGCTCGGACCGCTGTTCGCGGGTGAACCGGGGCCGCGGGCCGTCTCGTTCACGCTCGGGGACGGGCACTGGCTCGGCACCGACTTCGTGGGCCGGGACGTGTGGCAGCAGGTGCTGCACGGCGGCCGGCCAGTGGTGGTGACCGCGCTGGCCGCGACCGCGCTCGCCTACCTCGTGGCGCTGCCCATCGGCCTCATCAGCGCGCTCACACACCGGAGTTGGCTGGAGGAGCTGCTG contains these protein-coding regions:
- a CDS encoding MFS transporter, which encodes MGTLREMRRFPLAVQLLLVNQLGVNTGFYLLIPYLATHLSEDLGMSAAVVGIVLGVRNLSQQGLFIIGGSAADRLGARGVIIAGCGLRTVGFGLFALGDGLPVLLAASVLSGLAGALFNPAVRAYLAQEAGGHKAEAFALFNVFATTGALVGPLLGSALLLVDFRASALTAAGIFAVLTVAQALVLPARKVEPAKSGVLADWREVVGNRVFVAFALAMVGMFTLENQLYLLLPDGARRATGWDGAAGLVFLVGTLANLAFQLRITRSLKSRGARARWIAAGLALMGLAFVPPMLVAGAGDGSWWAAVPVLVGVLILNLGVMVASPFVMELIPGFGRPELTGTYFGIFYVVSGVAAAVGNTVVGWAMDAGDRGSSEWLPWACCAVFGLASAGGVAWLHRLGALPASPAPVSERSAV
- a CDS encoding class I SAM-dependent DNA methyltransferase, with protein sequence MSSGNLLTDHPELYEARFPDPDRLAGRWAEDCLRRHGGGSRVLDIGCGTGRDAEYLHSAGRTVTGADLSEAMLTHAREKHPGPEYVGADLTGFELGTGAFDAVVCLDSALLYCHTNEQLDGFLASCRRALTPDGLLVAEMRNGAYFLGRTDLLDTPAVGGFTWQGTAYRSVTTLTVDRTAGLLRRVRDWTADDGTPPSQQRSAWRLLFPLELRHVLAAHGFDVLELHDGPGPRTEPSWQEGELPGETTDADRLHLVARLRH
- a CDS encoding ABC transporter substrate-binding protein, with the protein product MHDLSALRRRGFLTAVGTTAALGVFGLAGCADSTDDTSDGSGTDSGTPRRGGRLRAAFAGGGASETLDPHLASLFADAARAKALYDKLADYGADLSAQPRLAEKWEANKTLDRWQVTLRRATFHNGRAVTAEDVLYSYRRIADPDRTFRAKASLEPIDLDASRATGTHGIEFVLKRPTAEFPNILASFGAYIVPDGATGTDFDKKPVGSGPFRFVSFAPGRSALFRRYDDYWEGAPHLDEIEFVVANEESARVNALLGGQVEYAHELNPTTARAHEGKGQIEIVRLRNSAMQGFAMKTDRAPFDDKRVREAFFLIADRQELVDGALSGAGVVGNDLFGKGYEYYAADLPQRAQDLDRAKALLKQAGAENLKVTLDTSEVAAGFTEAAGIFRDQAAKAGVTIEVKVGSKDSYWSDILDSGTICCYRSGAMPIEAHISQRLLTDSTTNATKWHHKDFDALYQQAQSTKDKTERTAVYERMQRRLYAEGGFLVWGFADWILGTANKVKGVEAKAPANSLDWARFDKVWLA
- a CDS encoding ABC transporter permease, with the protein product MSGLRSFVVRRLLLGGAQTVAVVLLVFALTEALPGDAAVALAGDQPDPARIAAIREAMHLDRPAYERLLDWVTGLAHGDFGTSLTSGRPVGTYIEDGFGPTLLLAGITVTLLIPLGVGLGVLAARHEGRLVDRLVSSVTLGVYAVPEFALGVLLVTVFALRLGWLPPTAVGYGTDLLGHPAALVLPVLVLLSRPVCSLSRLVRAGMVDALNSPYVAQARRYGIPGARVRYGHALPNAVAPAAQQLARTVDWLLCGVIVVEALFVIPGLGTVLMNAVAERDVPVVQGLAVVFGVLTVVLNLGADLVAHRFAPRAGVAA